The genomic stretch CCAGCAGGTCGTCGACCAGCTGGAAGGCCACGCCCAGATGGTCGCCGAAGGTACGCAGGGCTTCGCGCTGCTCGTCGGTGGCCTGGGCCAGTGCCGCAGCGCTGTGGGTCGACGCTTCGAACAGCATCGCCGTCTTGCCGCGAATGACCTCCATGTAGACTTCCTCGGTGGTGCTGGCGTCGCGTACACGCGACAGTTGCAGCACTTCACCTTCGGCAATCACGCGGGTGGCCTTGGACAGGATCTGCATGACCGGCATCGAGCCCAGTTCGACCATCATTTCGAACGAGCGCGAATAAAGGAAGTCGCCCACCAGTACGCTTGGCGCGTTGCCCCACAGGGCATTGGCGGTAGAGCGGCCGCGACGCATGCCGGACATGTCGACCACATCGTCGTGCAGCAGGGTGGCGGTGTGCAGGAACTCGATGGTGGCGGCCAGCAGGCGCAGGTCGTCGCCTTCGCGGCCCAGGGCCTTGCCACACAGCAGTACCAGCAGGGGACGCAGGCGCTTGCCACCGGCGGACGTGATATAGTCGCCGATCTTCGATACCAGCGGCACGCGCGAGGTCAGCTGCTTCTTGATGATCTCGTCGACGGCGCTGAAATCATCAGCCACCGCGCGGTAGAAGGTTTGGGGTTGCATCGGCTGCTCCAGTGAGGTTGCGCGGCATGCTAGGTCGCGGGTCCCGGTGTGTCAAGGCGCGGTGCCAGCTGGCCGGGGGCGGCACTTGCAAGCAAAACCGCGGTTGCGTACAATCGCGCACCCTAACTTCCTGGGCAGCACCTGCCTTACGCAATTGCGCCGGGCCGTTCCAGCCCTGTGCAGCCATGCCAGCCAATACTCATCATATAAAGCGCTGGGTGAGCAGGATTATCGGAGAAATACCATGTCTTACGCAGTAATCGTTACCGGCGGCAAGCAGTACAAAGTCGCTGAAGGTGAATTCCTCAAGATCGAAAAACTGGAAGTCGCCACTGGCGAATCCGTGACCTTCGATCGCGTTCTGCTGGTCGCCAACGGTGAAGAAGTCACCATCGGTGCTCCAGTTGTTGCTGGCGCTAAAGTAGTGGCCGAAGTCGTTTCGCAAGGCCGCCACGACAAGGTTCGCATCATCAAGTTCCGTCGTCGTAAGCACCACATGAAGCGTATGGGCCACCGCCAGTGGTTCACCGAGATCAAAATCACCGGCATCCAGGCTTAATCCCCTAGATCCCCTGAATTTATTTGGAGAATTGAACCATGGCTCACAAGAAGGCTGGTGGTAGTACTCGTAACGGTCGCGACTCAGAATCGAAACGCCTTGGCGTGAAGATGTATGGCGGCCAGGTTATCAAGCCAGGCAACATCATCGTCCGTCAGCGCGGTACCGAATTCCACGCTGGCTACGGCGTTGGCATGGGCAAGGACCACACCTTGTTCGCCAAGATCGAAGGCGTGATCAAGTTCGAGAAG from Pseudomonas putida encodes the following:
- the rpmA gene encoding 50S ribosomal protein L27; this translates as MAHKKAGGSTRNGRDSESKRLGVKMYGGQVIKPGNIIVRQRGTEFHAGYGVGMGKDHTLFAKIEGVIKFEKKGEFMRRYVSIVAA
- a CDS encoding octaprenyl-diphosphate synthase, translating into MQPQTFYRAVADDFSAVDEIIKKQLTSRVPLVSKIGDYITSAGGKRLRPLLVLLCGKALGREGDDLRLLAATIEFLHTATLLHDDVVDMSGMRRGRSTANALWGNAPSVLVGDFLYSRSFEMMVELGSMPVMQILSKATRVIAEGEVLQLSRVRDASTTEEVYMEVIRGKTAMLFEASTHSAAALAQATDEQREALRTFGDHLGVAFQLVDDLLDYKGDSQTLGKNVGDDLAEGKPTLPLIYTMREGTAEQAALVRQAIQKGGLEDLEQIRVAVEESGALKYTAELARDYVKRAIACLEVLPASEYRDALVELSEFAVARTH
- the rplU gene encoding 50S ribosomal protein L21 gives rise to the protein MSYAVIVTGGKQYKVAEGEFLKIEKLEVATGESVTFDRVLLVANGEEVTIGAPVVAGAKVVAEVVSQGRHDKVRIIKFRRRKHHMKRMGHRQWFTEIKITGIQA